A part of Sandaracinaceae bacterium genomic DNA contains:
- a CDS encoding Re/Si-specific NAD(P)(+) transhydrogenase subunit alpha, translated as MRGTKGVSSRADARSRGRCVIRLGVVRESHERERRVAIAPPSVKKLLALGLEVAVERGAGEPSGFADADYEAEGAALVDGDDAWGAELVVKVRPPSLEEAERLKEGASLVAMIHPSDNEALLARLAEKGCSVLALDKVPRITRAQSMDILSSMANLAGYRAVVEAATVYQGFFAPQVTAAGTQPPARVLVIGAGVAGLAAIAAARGLGAEVRAFDTRLAAREQVESLGGTFLELDFEESGEGGGGYAKVMSPEFIEAEMALFRAQAAEVDIIITTALIPGKKAPLLVPEDVVEALKPGSVVVDLAAERGGNCALSKPDEVVDHGGVKIIGYTDLVSRMGSSASRFFGANVANLLKLLVKDGALAFDLDDEVVRAATLVHEGEVLPTPEPPKPSPAEGRKSHTHHRPDNAAQERIMSPTRRAWGTTVGGMLVVLLLFVLGRFAPSDFLQHLTVFVLACFVGWQVIWSVTPALHTPLMSVTNAISGIIIVGGMLQVGSGELDLAAILGAVAVLVAAVNISGGFLVTQRMLAMFHRDEPSEEKRS; from the coding sequence ATGCGCGGGACGAAAGGTGTATCCTCGCGCGCGGACGCGAGATCACGGGGGAGGTGCGTCATTCGACTGGGGGTCGTTCGGGAGAGTCACGAGAGGGAGCGGCGCGTCGCGATCGCGCCGCCTTCCGTGAAGAAGCTGTTGGCGCTCGGGCTCGAGGTCGCCGTCGAACGCGGCGCGGGCGAGCCGAGCGGCTTCGCGGACGCCGACTACGAGGCGGAAGGCGCCGCGCTCGTGGACGGCGACGATGCGTGGGGGGCCGAGCTCGTCGTGAAGGTTCGCCCCCCGAGCCTCGAGGAGGCCGAGCGCCTGAAGGAGGGGGCGTCGCTCGTCGCGATGATCCATCCGTCGGACAACGAGGCGCTGCTGGCGCGCCTCGCCGAGAAGGGCTGCTCGGTGCTCGCGCTCGACAAGGTGCCGCGCATCACGCGCGCGCAGTCGATGGACATCCTCAGCTCGATGGCCAACCTCGCCGGCTATCGCGCGGTGGTCGAGGCGGCCACGGTCTATCAGGGCTTCTTCGCCCCGCAGGTCACCGCCGCGGGAACGCAGCCCCCCGCCCGCGTGCTGGTCATCGGCGCGGGCGTCGCCGGCCTCGCCGCCATCGCCGCCGCGCGCGGGCTCGGCGCCGAGGTGCGCGCGTTCGACACGCGCCTGGCCGCGCGTGAGCAGGTCGAGAGCCTCGGGGGCACGTTCCTCGAGCTCGACTTCGAGGAGAGCGGGGAGGGCGGCGGCGGCTACGCGAAGGTCATGAGCCCGGAGTTCATCGAGGCCGAGATGGCGCTCTTCCGCGCGCAGGCGGCCGAGGTGGACATCATCATCACCACCGCGCTCATCCCGGGAAAGAAGGCGCCGCTCCTCGTCCCCGAGGACGTCGTCGAGGCGCTGAAGCCGGGCTCGGTGGTGGTCGATCTCGCGGCGGAGCGAGGCGGCAACTGCGCGCTGTCGAAGCCGGACGAGGTGGTCGACCACGGCGGGGTGAAGATCATCGGCTACACGGATCTCGTCAGCCGGATGGGCTCGAGCGCGAGCCGGTTCTTCGGGGCCAACGTCGCCAACCTGCTGAAGCTCCTCGTGAAGGACGGCGCGCTCGCGTTCGATCTCGACGACGAGGTGGTCCGCGCCGCGACTCTGGTGCACGAGGGCGAGGTCCTGCCCACGCCCGAGCCGCCCAAGCCCTCGCCTGCCGAGGGGCGCAAGTCGCACACCCATCACCGGCCCGACAACGCAGCGCAGGAGCGCATCATGAGCCCGACGCGCCGCGCGTGGGGCACGACGGTGGGGGGCATGCTGGTGGTGCTCTTGCTCTTCGTGCTCGGCCGCTTCGCGCCGAGTGACTTCCTGCAGCACCTGACCGTCTTCGTGCTCGCGTGCTTCGTGGGCTGGCAGGTGATCTGGAGCGTGACCCCGGCCCTGCACACGCCGCTCATGAGCGTCACGAACGCCATCAGCGGCATCATCATCGTGGGCGGCATGCTCCAGGTGGGGAGCGGAGAGCTGGACCTCGCCGCCATCCTCGGCGCGGTCGCGGTGCTGGTCGCGGCCGTCAACATCTCGGGCGGGTTCCTGGTCACCCAGCGCATGCTCGCGATGTTCCATCGGGACGAGCCCAGCGAGGAGAAGCGGTCATGA
- a CDS encoding NAD(P)(+) transhydrogenase (Re/Si-specific) subunit beta, protein MSGALTIAYLVAGVLFIRSLGGLSKQGTARQGNLFGFVGMALAMGATLLHPRVSRFEVMLACLAVGGLVGAVVARRVAMTAMPELVAILHSFVGLAAVLVGISSHLEPGETLTGVAQAIHLVEIWIGIAVGAVTFTGSVVAWAKLRGTLSGRPLLLPGRHLLNALIAIAIIGMGVPFVQDGGGPETLTWLWVMTGLASLLGVHLVMAIGGADMPVVVSLLNSYSGWAAAAAGFVLSNDLLIVTGALVGSSGAILSIIMCRAMNRSILNVVFGGFGTADVLTPATDAADQGEIQEIDSDGVADWLKAARRVVIVPGYGMAVARAQNAVYELTKTLRRDGVDVRFAIHPVAGRLPGHMNVLLAEAGVPYDIVLEMEDINEDFEETDVVLVIGANDIVNPGALDDPASPIYGMPVLEAWNASRVVVLKRGMSAGYAGVQNPLFFHDNTYMLFGDAQKSMSALCASV, encoded by the coding sequence ATGAGCGGCGCGCTCACCATCGCGTACCTGGTCGCGGGCGTGCTCTTCATCCGCAGCCTGGGCGGCCTCTCCAAGCAGGGCACGGCGCGTCAGGGGAACCTGTTCGGGTTCGTGGGCATGGCGCTCGCCATGGGGGCCACGCTGCTCCACCCGCGCGTCTCTCGCTTCGAGGTCATGCTCGCGTGCCTCGCGGTGGGCGGCCTCGTCGGCGCCGTGGTCGCGCGTCGCGTCGCGATGACCGCGATGCCTGAGCTGGTCGCGATCCTCCACAGCTTCGTCGGCCTCGCCGCGGTGCTCGTCGGCATCAGCAGCCACCTCGAGCCGGGCGAGACGCTCACGGGGGTCGCGCAGGCGATCCACCTGGTGGAGATCTGGATCGGGATCGCGGTGGGCGCGGTCACCTTCACCGGCTCGGTGGTCGCGTGGGCGAAGCTCCGCGGGACGCTGAGCGGCAGACCACTTCTGCTGCCCGGGCGGCACCTGCTCAACGCGCTGATCGCGATCGCGATCATCGGCATGGGCGTGCCCTTCGTGCAGGACGGGGGCGGGCCCGAGACGCTGACCTGGCTCTGGGTGATGACCGGGCTCGCCTCGCTCCTCGGGGTGCACCTCGTGATGGCGATCGGCGGAGCCGACATGCCCGTGGTCGTGTCGCTGCTCAACAGCTACTCGGGCTGGGCGGCGGCCGCGGCGGGCTTCGTGCTCTCGAACGATCTCTTGATCGTCACGGGCGCGCTGGTGGGCTCGAGCGGCGCGATCCTCTCGATCATCATGTGCCGCGCGATGAACCGCTCGATCCTCAACGTCGTGTTCGGCGGCTTCGGCACGGCCGACGTCCTGACGCCGGCCACGGACGCGGCGGACCAGGGCGAGATCCAGGAGATCGACTCCGACGGCGTCGCGGACTGGCTGAAGGCGGCGAGGCGTGTGGTCATCGTGCCCGGCTACGGCATGGCGGTCGCGCGGGCGCAGAACGCCGTCTACGAGCTGACCAAGACGCTCCGACGCGACGGCGTCGACGTGCGCTTCGCCATCCACCCGGTGGCGGGCCGGCTCCCCGGCCACATGAACGTGCTCCTCGCCGAGGCGGGCGTCCCCTACGACATCGTGCTCGAGATGGAGGACATCAACGAGGACTTCGAGGAGACGGACGTCGTGCTGGTCATCGGCGCGAACGACATCGTCAACCCCGGCGCGCTCGACGATCCGGCGAGCCCCATCTACGGGATGCCGGTGCTCGAGGCGTGGAACGCGTCGCGCGTGGTGGTCCTCAAGCGCGGCATGAGCGCGGGCTACGCGGGGGTGCAGAACCCGCTCTTCTTCCACGACAACACCTACATGCTCTTCGGCGACGCGCAGAAGTCCATGTCGGCGCTGTGTGCGTCGGTCTGA
- a CDS encoding MFS transporter has product MRTDTRNLSLYLSARLAGTVGIQVQSVAIAWEVYARTGEELDLAWVGLAQFLPLALLSLWAGNLADRFDRRLILTVCRGVYAVGSLTLAYFSLHPEWGLAPIFSVLVLLGATRAFAAPAGWALLPWLVGDARLPRAIAMSSTTFQLATIGGPMLGGLLIALQGPATAYVTAAVLEALAAGFILLLRFTIPERVAPKERGLALLFSGVRYVWRAKILLGAISLDLFAVLLGGAVALMPIFARDILEVGATGFGWLRAAPAVGAALVAIVLAYRPIERRAGAWMFGGVAVFGVATIVFGLSESFPLSLAALALLGAADMVSVVIRQSLVQLWTPDEMRGRVGSVSMIFIGASNELGEFESGVTAHWLGTVRAVVLGGMGTLLIVATWTRLFPRLRGVDRLDAPSDRPADHRAS; this is encoded by the coding sequence ATGCGCACCGACACCCGAAACCTGAGCCTCTACCTGAGCGCACGACTCGCGGGCACGGTCGGCATCCAGGTGCAGAGCGTCGCCATCGCGTGGGAGGTGTACGCGCGCACGGGAGAGGAGCTGGATCTCGCGTGGGTCGGGCTCGCTCAGTTCCTCCCGCTCGCGCTGCTCTCGTTGTGGGCCGGCAACCTCGCGGACCGCTTCGACCGACGGCTGATCTTGACCGTCTGCCGCGGCGTGTACGCGGTGGGCTCCCTGACGCTCGCGTACTTCTCGCTGCATCCGGAGTGGGGCCTCGCGCCCATCTTCTCGGTCCTGGTGCTGCTCGGCGCGACCCGCGCGTTCGCGGCGCCGGCCGGCTGGGCGCTCCTGCCCTGGCTCGTCGGCGACGCTCGGCTGCCCCGGGCGATCGCGATGAGCTCCACCACGTTCCAGCTCGCGACCATCGGCGGGCCGATGCTCGGCGGGCTCCTCATCGCGCTCCAGGGCCCGGCCACGGCGTACGTCACCGCCGCCGTCCTCGAGGCGCTCGCGGCCGGCTTCATCTTGCTCCTCCGCTTCACCATCCCCGAGCGCGTCGCGCCGAAGGAGCGAGGCCTCGCGCTCCTCTTCAGCGGCGTGCGCTACGTGTGGCGGGCGAAGATCCTGCTCGGCGCGATCAGCCTCGACCTCTTCGCGGTGCTGCTCGGAGGGGCGGTGGCGCTGATGCCGATCTTCGCGCGCGACATCCTCGAGGTCGGCGCCACGGGCTTCGGCTGGCTCCGCGCGGCCCCCGCCGTCGGCGCCGCGCTCGTCGCGATCGTGCTCGCCTATCGCCCCATCGAGCGGCGCGCGGGCGCGTGGATGTTCGGCGGCGTCGCGGTCTTCGGGGTCGCGACGATCGTCTTCGGCCTCAGCGAGAGCTTCCCGCTCAGCCTCGCCGCGCTCGCGCTCCTGGGCGCGGCCGACATGGTCAGCGTCGTGATCCGACAGTCCCTCGTGCAGCTCTGGACCCCGGACGAGATGCGCGGCCGGGTGGGCAGCGTGAGCATGATCTTCATCGGCGCCTCGAACGAGCTCGGCGAGTTCGAGTCCGGCGTGACCGCGCACTGGCTCGGCACGGTGCGCGCGGTCGTGCTCGGCGGCATGGGCACGCTGCTGATCGTGGCGACCTGGACGCGCCTCTTCCCGCGCCTCCGGGGCGTGGACCGCCTCGACGCGCCCTCCGACCGGCCCGCCGACCATAGGGCCAGCTGA